A single region of the Bacteroidales bacterium genome encodes:
- a CDS encoding efflux RND transporter permease subunit produces the protein MRKIIEYFIRYPFYANMIIALVIVGGIFSFMGLKKSFFPERSETFINISVFYPGASPKEMEEGITARIEEAVRGLIGIKRITSTSSENFARVTIETTGTYDIDEILADVKNSVDGISAFPPEAERPVISKQRSLTNVAFLGITGDVSLLTLKTLAQQIEDEFLRSGIISQVQLSGYPDVEISVEVTQEDLLRYGISLDEIARAISNNNRDISAGEIRSNEEEILIRSRHRSVDPGVLGEIIIRANNDGNKLYLRDLADIKIKFAEVPNKSLLNGKRSISINIQKLPEEDLGAISDYLINYVEEFNNNNDNVDLVITYSFLDNLNSRLDMLYKNGGIGLLLVLITLGLFLSLRLSFWVAFGIPASFFGMFILGYLSGLTINMISLFGMLLVIGILVDDGVVIAENIYSHFESGKSPKQAALDGTMEVLPAVLTSVTTTIVAFTPLLFLTGNFEFSRDIGWVVIVSLTVSLFEAFLVLPAHLSSKYVLNVSARDHGTNRVRTAMDKFIGLMRDKLYGHTIRFIIRWKWVMLVTPVALIAITIGLFRGNFIQATFFPSIPFDQFNVNLAFTPGTGEEKTMQYLV, from the coding sequence ATGAGGAAAATTATTGAGTATTTTATCAGGTATCCGTTTTATGCCAACATGATTATTGCCTTGGTGATCGTTGGCGGCATTTTTAGTTTTATGGGGTTAAAAAAATCTTTTTTCCCCGAGCGATCCGAAACGTTTATCAACATCAGTGTGTTTTACCCCGGCGCATCGCCAAAGGAAATGGAAGAGGGCATCACTGCGCGGATCGAAGAGGCTGTCAGGGGTTTGATCGGAATAAAGAGAATCACCTCCACCTCCTCCGAAAATTTTGCAAGAGTAACCATTGAAACCACTGGCACATATGACATTGATGAAATTCTGGCCGATGTAAAAAATTCAGTTGATGGCATCTCCGCTTTCCCTCCCGAGGCCGAGAGACCGGTAATTTCCAAACAACGATCGTTGACCAATGTAGCTTTTCTCGGGATTACGGGCGATGTGAGCCTTCTGACACTCAAGACGCTGGCACAGCAGATCGAAGATGAATTTTTGCGATCCGGAATTATCTCACAGGTGCAGTTAAGTGGCTATCCCGATGTGGAGATTTCGGTAGAAGTCACCCAGGAAGATCTGTTACGTTATGGTATAAGCCTCGACGAAATTGCCAGGGCAATCAGCAATAACAATCGTGATATTTCGGCTGGGGAGATCAGGTCGAATGAGGAAGAGATTCTGATCCGTTCGCGTCATCGGTCGGTAGATCCCGGTGTCCTTGGTGAAATAATTATCAGGGCCAACAATGATGGAAACAAGCTTTACCTGAGAGATCTTGCTGATATAAAAATTAAATTTGCAGAGGTCCCAAATAAAAGCCTGCTCAACGGAAAACGCAGTATTTCAATCAACATACAAAAACTCCCGGAGGAAGATCTTGGCGCCATTTCTGATTACCTGATCAACTATGTTGAGGAGTTTAACAATAATAATGACAACGTTGATTTAGTCATCACCTACAGTTTCCTCGACAACCTGAACAGCCGGCTTGATATGCTTTACAAGAACGGAGGCATCGGGTTACTGCTTGTACTTATTACACTTGGATTATTCCTCAGCTTAAGGCTTTCGTTCTGGGTGGCTTTTGGCATTCCGGCTTCATTTTTTGGAATGTTCATTCTTGGATACTTGTCGGGGCTTACCATCAACATGATTTCGCTTTTTGGGATGCTACTCGTTATCGGTATCCTGGTGGATGATGGTGTGGTGATTGCAGAAAATATTTATTCACACTTCGAATCCGGAAAAAGTCCAAAACAGGCTGCCCTCGACGGAACCATGGAAGTACTACCGGCTGTATTGACCTCAGTAACCACTACAATTGTGGCTTTTACCCCGCTGTTGTTTCTTACCGGTAATTTTGAATTCAGCCGTGATATCGGCTGGGTGGTGATTGTCAGTTTGACGGTGTCGCTTTTTGAAGCCTTTCTGGTTCTGCCCGCGCACCTTTCGAGTAAGTATGTACTCAATGTCTCTGCCCGGGATCATGGAACCAATCGTGTCCGCACTGCGATGGATAAATTCATTGGGCTGATGCGTGATAAACTTTATGGCCATACCATCCGCTTTATCATTCGGTGGAAATGGGTGATGCTGGTCACTCCGGTAGCACTCATTGCAATAACCATAGGGCTTTTCAGAGGAAATTTTATTCAGGCTACCTTTTTTCCTTCCATTCCATTTGATCAGTTTAACGTTAATTTAGCCTTTACGCCCGGTACCGGAGAGGAGAAAACCATGCAATACCTCGTA
- a CDS encoding efflux RND transporter periplasmic adaptor subunit: MKYRKYYTWGFILLIVGGGLLLNWLFTSMKPDPPRIPPPEFKRLVQTQLVSYSDINSAVEVPGRLVSGRIVDIISEVQGEILPGKLPMKKGQRFRKGDLICTIYDQEQLLSLKASKSRFMNAIANALADIKFDYPESFDKVSDFFESIEIDQPIPEIPEIKDKSLKIFLSSRDILNQYYTIKVAEERLQKHYKYAPFNGAFMEVNLEVGAIANSGSRIARIIKTDVLELEAPVEVSSLKFIRTGDPVTVLDETRSSSWKGIVTRISEFVDPTTQSVSVFVQVNNDQTNPIYVGMFLLANFNNKIISDAMEIPRQAVFNQNEVFVVIDSVLYKKKINIRKINSNTLLFDGLEEGEEVVVEPLINVREGTIVHTKAI; this comes from the coding sequence TATACCTGGGGTTTTATCCTGCTGATCGTTGGAGGAGGATTGCTTTTAAACTGGCTTTTTACTTCGATGAAGCCTGATCCGCCGAGGATCCCGCCACCGGAGTTCAAGCGTCTTGTTCAAACGCAACTGGTTAGTTACAGCGATATCAATTCTGCTGTTGAAGTGCCTGGAAGGTTGGTTTCGGGGAGGATTGTGGATATCATTTCGGAGGTACAGGGAGAGATTTTACCCGGAAAATTGCCAATGAAAAAAGGACAACGCTTCAGAAAGGGAGATTTAATTTGTACCATCTACGACCAGGAGCAACTGCTTAGCCTTAAAGCCTCGAAAAGCCGATTTATGAACGCCATTGCCAATGCATTGGCTGACATTAAGTTCGATTATCCTGAAAGTTTTGATAAGGTGTCGGACTTTTTTGAAAGCATTGAGATTGATCAACCAATTCCGGAAATTCCCGAAATAAAGGACAAATCTCTTAAAATCTTTCTTTCGAGCCGTGATATACTTAACCAATACTACACGATCAAAGTAGCTGAGGAACGCCTTCAGAAACATTATAAATATGCACCATTTAACGGAGCCTTCATGGAAGTTAACCTTGAGGTTGGCGCTATTGCTAATTCAGGATCACGAATCGCACGGATCATCAAGACTGATGTGTTGGAACTTGAGGCTCCGGTGGAAGTGAGCAGCCTGAAATTTATCCGGACAGGCGATCCGGTGACCGTTCTGGATGAAACCCGGTCCAGCTCATGGAAAGGCATTGTTACCAGGATTAGCGAATTTGTTGATCCCACTACCCAATCCGTTAGTGTATTTGTTCAGGTTAACAACGATCAAACCAATCCCATTTATGTTGGCATGTTCCTTCTGGCAAATTTCAACAACAAGATTATATCCGACGCTATGGAAATTCCCAGGCAGGCTGTCTTTAACCAGAATGAAGTGTTTGTGGTGATAGATAGTGTTTTGTATAAAAAGAAAATAAACATTCGTAAAATCAACAGCAACACCCTGCTTTTTGACGGGCTTGAAGAAGGCGAAGAGGTGGTTGTTGAACCCCTGATCAATGTTAGAGAAGGGACAATCGTTCATACCAAAGCGATTTAA